TGATGGCGTTGATGTACGCTTTCGCCGATGCTTCCAACACGTCTTGTGCAGTGCCGCGCCCGCTCGTCTCGATGTCATGGGCGCGCACTTTGACGAACACTTGGGCCAACGCATCGCGGCCGCCGCCGACCGATTCGATCCGGTAGTCAAGCAGCGTCACCGGCGTTTGGAAGCAACGTTCCAATGTATTGTACAGCGCCTCGACGCTGCCGGCGCCGGTCGCCGCTTCTTGGATTTCATTCCCCTTCCCGTCTTTCAGTACAACTACCGCTGTCGGAATTTGATTCGTCCCGTATTGCACTTGAATGGAAGACAATTGGTAAAAATCTTTAAAGTGGTCGAACTTCTCTTCGAAAATCAACGCGATTAAATCGTCGTCGGTAATGTCCTTCTTTTTGTCCGCCAATTCTTTAAAACGGACAAACAGCTGATTGATTTCTTCATCGGACAACGTGTAGCCGAGCTCCTCAACCCGGTTGCGAAGCGCATGGCGGCCGGAATGTTTGCCGAGCACCATCGAATTCGACGGCACGCCGACGAGCTCCGGCGAAATGATTTCGTATGTCGTTTTTTCTTTTAAGACGCCGTCTTGATGGATGCCCGATTCATGCGCAAACGCGTTTTTGCCGACGACCGCTTTGTTGGGTGGAACGACGACCCCGGTCAGCTTGCTGACAAGATTGCTTGTGCGCTTAATTTCCTGCAAATTGAGGCGCGTTTCCACTTGATAGTAGTCTTTGCGGATGTGAAGGGCGACAGCGATTTCCTCAAGCGCCGCATTGCCGGCCCGCTCGCCGATGCCGTTGATCGTGCACTCGACCTGCGTCGCTCCATGTTCAATGGCCGACAGCGAGTTCACCACCGCCATGCCCAAGTCATCATGACAATGAGCGGAGAGCGAAACCTTTTCAATATTCGGAACATTGTTTTGCAAATAGAGGAAAATTTCCCCGTATTCTTTCGGCGTAATATAGCCGACCGTATCCGGAATGTTGATCACCGAGGCGCCGGCTTTGATCACTTCGGCGACGATTTTCGCCAAAAACGGCAACTCGCTTCGGCACGCATCTTCCGCCGACCATTGGACGATCGGGAAAAAGCGCTTCGCGTATTTCACCGCCTCAACCGCCGCTTCAATCACTTGTTCCGGCGTCATCCGCAATTTATGCACCATATGGATCGGCGAGGTGGCGATGAATAGGTGGAGCCGCGGCTCCGCGCCGCCTTTTAACGCCTCCCACGCCGCATCAATGTCGCTTCGGACCGAGCGCGACAGCCCGGTGACCGAGCATGTTCTCACCGTTTCGGCAATTTGTTTGACCGCCTCAAAATCGCCTTTCGATGAGGCGGGGAAACCCGCCTCGATGATGTCAACCCGCAGCCGTTCAAGTTGACGGGCAATTTCCAACTTTTCTTGCAAATTCAAGTTCACACCAGCGGATTGTTCCCCATCACGCAATGTGGTATCAAAAAACTTAATTTTTCGCACCTGGCACCACCGCCTCGATTTGTTTTGCCTTCACAAACGGCATCATGCTTCGCAGTTCGCGTCCGACAATCTCAATCAAATGCTCATTCTCACGCCGGTTGATGGCGTTGAACTCCGGACGGTTCGCTTGGTTTTCCAAAATCCAGCTCTTCGCGAATTTGCCGGTTTGAATGTCATCGAGCACCTTTTTCATTTCCGCTTTCACAGCGTCGTTAATAATGCGCGGGCCGGTGATAAAGTCGCCCCATTGCGCCGTATCGGAAATCGAATAGCGCATCCACGACAAACCGCCTTCGTAAAGGAGATCGACGATGAGCTTCATCTCATGCAAACACTCAAAATAGGCGACTTCCGGCTGATACCCGGCTTCAACGAGCGTTTCAAACCCGGCTTTGATGAGCGCCGTCAGCCCACCGCACAGCACCGCTTGTTCACCGAACAAGTCGGTTTCCGTCTCTTCTTTGAACGTCGTCTCCAACACCCCAGCTCGAGCAGCGCCGATCGCTTTCGCGTAGGCGAGCGCCGTTTCTTTCGCGTGTCCGGTCACATCTTGGTAGACGGCGATGAGCGCCGGCACGCCCGCTCCTTCCGTATATGTGCGCCGCACGAGATGGCCTGGGCCTTTCGGCGCAACCAAGAAGACGTCAACATGATTCGGTGGGACAATTTGGCTGAAATGGATGTTAAAGCCGTGCGCAAACACAAGCGCATTGCCTGGCTCGAGTTCCGGCTCGATTTCCTCTTTGTACACGGCCGGCTGCTTCTCATCCGGCAGCAGCACCATGACGATATCAGCCTGCTTCGCCGCTTCGCGGACTGAATACACCTCAAACCCGTCTTGTTCTGCCTGCTCCCACGATTTTCCTTTTCGCAGTCCGACGATGACGCGAACGCCGCTGTCGCGCAAGTTTTGCGCATGGGCGTGGCCTTGCGAGCCGTAGCCGATGATCGCGACCGTTTTCCCTTGCAAATATTGTTCGTTTGCATCCCCGTTATAGTAGACTTTTGCCATGATTACCCTCTCCTTTGTTCTGTAGTTTGACAATCCCTACGCTTGGCCGCCCCTTGTTTGGCGGTTCCATGAAGCAATCAGCGCTGTTTTGTATGATAGCTGTTAAATAATGAACGCCGTTTTCTGATTCGTCGTCGCTTTTTGCGCCCCGCGGGTGAACGCGGTCGTTCCCGTGCGCGCCACTTCCTTAATGCCGTACGGGCGCAATAGTTCAATCAACGCCTCGACTTTCTCCGGCTCGCCGGTCACTTGAATGACGAGGCTGTCTTTGCTTACGTCGACGATCGAGGCGCGAAACGGCTCGATGAGCGTGTAAATTTCCTGGCGGACCGCCGGAGGAGCGGCAACTTTAATGAGCGCCAGCTCGCGGGCGACGATCGCTTGGTCGGTGATGTCATTCACCTTCAACACATCAATCTGCTTGTTCAGCTGCTTAATGATTTGCTCCGCCGTCCGTTCATCGTCAACGTTGACGACGAACGTCATCCGCGAAATGCCCTCGATTTCCGTATGCCCGACCGTAATGCTTTCGATATTGTAATGCCGCTTTGTAAACAACCCGGTAATGCGGTTTAAGACGCCGGGGCGGTTGTTGACTGTCATCGTGATGATTCTTCGCATGCTTTCACCCCCACCATTTCATGAAGCCCTTTGCCGGGCGCCACCATCGGATAGACGTTCTCGTCGGCGCGGACATGGAAATCAAGCAGCACCGGCCCATCCATCGCAAACGCTTGTTTTAACACTTCGGCCGCTTCCGCCTCCGTCTTCGCCCGCAGACCTGGCATCCCGTATGCTTCGGCAAGCTTGACGAAATCCGGCTGGTTCGGAATGAGCGAATGGGAGTACCGTTTGTCATAGAACAGCTCCTGCCATTGCCGCACCATGCCGAGCGCCTGGTTGTTGACGATGACGATTTTGATCGGCAGCCGTAGCTCCTGGATGACCGACAGTTCTTGGAACGTCATTTGGAAGCCGCCGTCGCCGACGATCGAAACGACCGTAGCGCTCCGGTCGGCGAGCTGGGCGCCGATCGCTGCCGGAAGCCCGAAGCCCATCGTGCCGAGCCCCCCGGACGTCACCCACCGGTGCGGCCGGTTGAACTTGTAATATTGCGCCGCCCACATTTGATGCTGGCCGACGTCCGTCGTCACGATCGCCTCGCCGTTTGTCATTTCATAGATCATCTCGATCAGTTTTTGCGGTTTGATCGTGCCGGCTTCCGGCTCATAATGGAGCGGGAAGCGCCGCTTCCATTCATCAAGCTGCGCGAGCCACGCCGCGGTGTCCGCCGGCTTGCCTTGCTGGGCGATCAGCTCTTGCAAGGCGGCTTTTGCATCGCTGACGATTGGAATTTTCGTCGGCACGTTTTTGCCGATTTCCGCCGGATCGATGTCGATATGGGCGACGGTCGCTTTCGGCGCGAAATATTTTAAATTGCCGGTGACCCGGTCATCGAAG
Above is a window of Geobacillus thermoleovorans DNA encoding:
- a CDS encoding 2-isopropylmalate synthase — its product is MRKIKFFDTTLRDGEQSAGVNLNLQEKLEIARQLERLRVDIIEAGFPASSKGDFEAVKQIAETVRTCSVTGLSRSVRSDIDAAWEALKGGAEPRLHLFIATSPIHMVHKLRMTPEQVIEAAVEAVKYAKRFFPIVQWSAEDACRSELPFLAKIVAEVIKAGASVINIPDTVGYITPKEYGEIFLYLQNNVPNIEKVSLSAHCHDDLGMAVVNSLSAIEHGATQVECTINGIGERAGNAALEEIAVALHIRKDYYQVETRLNLQEIKRTSNLVSKLTGVVVPPNKAVVGKNAFAHESGIHQDGVLKEKTTYEIISPELVGVPSNSMVLGKHSGRHALRNRVEELGYTLSDEEINQLFVRFKELADKKKDITDDDLIALIFEEKFDHFKDFYQLSSIQVQYGTNQIPTAVVVLKDGKGNEIQEAATGAGSVEALYNTLERCFQTPVTLLDYRIESVGGGRDALAQVFVKVRAHDIETSGRGTAQDVLEASAKAYINAINRVFMIEAMRGENEKVATP
- the ilvC gene encoding ketol-acid reductoisomerase, whose translation is MAKVYYNGDANEQYLQGKTVAIIGYGSQGHAHAQNLRDSGVRVIVGLRKGKSWEQAEQDGFEVYSVREAAKQADIVMVLLPDEKQPAVYKEEIEPELEPGNALVFAHGFNIHFSQIVPPNHVDVFLVAPKGPGHLVRRTYTEGAGVPALIAVYQDVTGHAKETALAYAKAIGAARAGVLETTFKEETETDLFGEQAVLCGGLTALIKAGFETLVEAGYQPEVAYFECLHEMKLIVDLLYEGGLSWMRYSISDTAQWGDFITGPRIINDAVKAEMKKVLDDIQTGKFAKSWILENQANRPEFNAINRRENEHLIEIVGRELRSMMPFVKAKQIEAVVPGAKN
- the ilvN gene encoding acetolactate synthase small subunit is translated as MRRIITMTVNNRPGVLNRITGLFTKRHYNIESITVGHTEIEGISRMTFVVNVDDERTAEQIIKQLNKQIDVLKVNDITDQAIVARELALIKVAAPPAVRQEIYTLIEPFRASIVDVSKDSLVIQVTGEPEKVEALIELLRPYGIKEVARTGTTAFTRGAQKATTNQKTAFII